Proteins found in one Carassius auratus strain Wakin chromosome 12, ASM336829v1, whole genome shotgun sequence genomic segment:
- the LOC113111910 gene encoding proliferation marker protein Ki-67-like isoform X1: protein MPLLGKIVVIKRNGGDGTEFPLTASCLFGRKLDCDIRIQLPQVSKEHCKIELNENKELILTNLSSVNPTRINGQALNQSERLKHGDLITIIDRSFRFEYPPPKTPKKTLSTPGKDKAVQALQEQQEKSTPVPVDKRKSEHSFDTCLKDGSNLPPSVEQTFETEPEGSKLKKDSMSPFCELYQMVKQDLAAKSPWKSELPKTPLARPQVGHEKVLAADVKSSPIPVPTTSTKKRRSSKSKSEDSTGPALIQSSLNANVEEKPTEDMPSVGPSTPSVTEKNITPVSQKKRTPLKSPQKFSADDVVQQIVKEPQPEEKTPKSPKGRRSGGSQNQSLSHQIPSVEPQTPGSEDKNTEVKMSQRTSPRANAGKRFQVQDVLPEITATTSASKKQDDTSGNELCDGNESYNEVTIPKSKKKRVSFGGQLSPELFDKRLPPNSPLRRGAAPRRSLGLSQKPQSLLRRASTIGLMALRLAETFPEAQKHSPKRASPKRTASPAKTQSPGKKSPSTKARTPSPAKKSPCSKAKTPSPKPQKSPSASTKAPTPSSSPATPRTPSSAKRASSSAIESVGDMSLTVTPRVQGRFSISRISTPSPVQDQGDESEPQSTIVDVPQKCVTPKIPLRRKSMKFSARKTPKSAIKSALDVMRSRRSGASRANLKVLTSWADIVKFGQTKPQMEVTTKKKSTKSIVVKKTAVPKPKTPARRLKDDVSTGHAASPLTIVVGKAHMKTNQSVGAAPKIVPNIALFKKDMKMDEDLTGVAEIFKTPANTRSKNRVLVNNECPEILLNEISVMKTPEELGEMMVSPLSVVSTAKRGGYNNEAVTRLLLDNQDDSLLEDESLSQLPENSNEASFHDIIPDVETPSDVQMEEEAAAPEAVVKTPKQRAAPSLCLTGVKRLMKTPKQKAEPIEDLRGKLLKTPKVFKPSQHESLEGVKELLKTPKYRGAPVEDMVGVKRVMQTPKEKSKPVLCTAGLQRLMRTPKEKVEQHEDLTGVKELMKTPKIEGVKVENQLGPKRLVKTPKRKRNQVEEDLTGVQQLMKTPKHKGEPVEDEMGVQRLMQTPKEKDVPVEEISGLKQLIQTPKQKEDPVSSQFGISDLMRTPQFKESLAEDYSGFKEFQSENSSSLTTESRVTEPTEIQESVESGSGFIPVEGLDEEHDEENVCPVKTMETEVVKSVDLQCTAKVVESNQSDQEVETVIPQERHPDQNEESISVEAVDVFSFGADEKTQEQSEEAVCVSDNTNATVGATPTAEPEELIKSPPANKIQRGSRGRAAQKSKNEMVKAPAVLSLIEEENMSCPIPASPARGRRGKILLEVPEMAASPVRKSARGRVPKHSFVEEEAKNTEASQVLVESINTEIPENLPVVTKTRKGRKAKQDDAVVVPTVDANAVDPQCPDASEEQVQAPVVKPGRRKKMEKIESQPSEEPEQKTEIVCEENAVASEDVKLQTSLGTETVSTTRARRGRPTKKEHLKTEPTPASESEIPSTHVVVVAEKPLTPVAKSGRGRKGKKETVKDQPLDDITVVSKAVSEADVDNKEETQTLVVKSGRGRKAKLQKPQIAEEVVEQTAIETCTHLPVTEEPTEMLVKSVRGNRKTKQSKMTVSVEENIVSPVEQAETPAVKPGRKRAVIAKEPEMVADVSVKRGRRAVADPAPPVAIVSSRARKAVAKAESEVTEDVASSEEPVKPVKHTRRTAKAPESKKEESTMTQADSEFVAVENTTVVALAKVERGSRGKKQKDLTKDISKNQIKESAAVEEANEMKPSKTVNWGPDLVIGKDIETSTDVKEPLMKKSKRLGKLPSETTSTESNESADLPSRGRRGRGAKKEEPPVEDSKEAAPVLAKPLRRGKAVAPSAPKSEPTDSKTSTPLKRKRNEVIEVTDESVNQEPLPKRRGRVAKSAEVAAEVSSKEKISEAEPEKAEPTPKKTGNRAARGQKRTAQEPDPAPAKAQESVLGTTTRKGRSVKKVEEVDVPTEAAPVRRTRRK from the exons ATGCCTTTGCTTGGAAAGATCGTGGTGATCAAAAGAAATGGAGGAGATGGCACTGAATTTCCCCTCACAGCGTCCTGTTTGTTCGGAAG GAAGCTGGACTGTGATATTCGGATTCAGCTGCCGCAGGTGTCTAAAGAGCATTGCAAAATTGAGCTGAATGAGAACAAGGAg CTCATTTTGACCAATTTGAGCTCTGTGAACCCCACACGTATTAATGGACAAGCTCTTAATCAATCAGAACGTTTAAAGCATGGTGATCTCATCACAATCATTGATCGTTCTTTCAG GTTTGAGTACCCACCTCCTAAGACACCGAAGAAGACGCTGTCCACACCTGGAAAAGACAAAGCAGTTCAG GCTTTGCAGGAGCAGCAGGAAAAAAGCACACCTGTTCCTGTGGACAAGAGGAAGTCAGAGCATTCGTTTG ACACTTGTTTAAAAGATGGGTCAAATTTGCCACCATCTGTGGAACAAACTTTTGAGACTGAACCAGAAGGCAGCAAACTTAAAAAAGACAGTATGTCACCTTTTTGTGAGCTGTACCAAATGGTCAAACAGGACCTTGCTGCAAAATCACCATGGAAGTCTGAGCTACCAAAAACACCTCTTGCAAGACCTCAGGTTGGTCACGAGAAAGTTCTTGCTGCAGATGTTAAAAGTAGTCCGATACCAGTCCCAACCACATCTACCAAGAAGCGAAGATCTTCGAAATCCAAATCTGAAGATTCAACTGGACCAGCTCTTATTCAGAGCTCATTGAATGCAAATGTGGAAGAAAAACCCACTGAAGATATGCCATCTGTAGGGCCCAGTACCCCCTCAGTGACGGAGAAAAATATAACTCCTGTCTCCCAGAAGAAGAGAACACCCTTGAAATCACCTCAGAAGTTCAGTGCTGATGACGTAGTCCAGCAGATTGTCAAAGAGCCACAGCCTGAAGAGAAAACTCCTAAATCCCCAAAAGGAAGGAGAAGTGGTGGATCACAGAATCAAAGCCTTTCTCATCAAATACCCTCAGTCGAGCCTCAGACTCCAGGCTCTGAGGATAAAAACACTGAAGTGAAAATGTCACAGAGAACATCTCCAAGAGCAAATGCTGGCAAAAGGTTTCAAGTCCAAGATGTTCTGCCTGAAATTACGGCTACCACATCAGCTTCTAAGAAGCAAG ATGACACTTCAGGTAATGAGCTATGTGATGGTAATGAATCTTACAATGAAGTAACCATTCCAAAATCAAAGAAAAAGCGAGTGTCCTTTGGTGGTCAGTTAAGCCCAGAGCTATTTGATAAACGCCTGCCTCCAAATTCCCCCCTTCGGCGTGGGGCAGCCCCACGACGTAGTTTGGGTCTTTCCCAAAAGCCCCAATCTCTCCTACGACGAGCATCCACCATCGGTCTTATG gctcttcGACTTGCAGAAACCTTTCCAGAGGCTCAAAAACATTCTCCAAAGAGAGCTTCACCCAAACGGACAGCATCTCCAGCGAAGACTCAATCACCTGGTAAAAAGTCACCAAGTACCAAGGCTAGAACTCCATCTCCTGCCAAAAAGTCACCATGTTCCAAAGCTAAAACTCCATCACCTAAACCTCAAAAGTCACCATCTGCTTCAACCAAGGCTCCAACACCATCCTCTTCTCCTGCTACACCCAGGACACCTTCTTCTGCTAAGAGAGCTTCATCTTCAGCGATTGAGTCTGTGGGTGACATGTCTTTAACTGTGACACCTAGGGTGCAGGGGCGGTTTTCAATCTCTCGTATCAGTACTCCATCACCTGTCCAGGACCAAGGGGACGAGTCTGAACCACAGTCAACCATTGTAGATGTGCCCCAGAAATGTGTAACACCAAAGATACCTTTAAGGAGGAAGAGCATGAAGTTTTCTGCAAGAAAAACACCCAAAAGTGCAATTAAAAGTGCACTTGATGTCATGCGTTCAAGACGCAGTGGAGCATCACGGGCTAATCTAAAAG TGTTGACCTCTTGGGCTGATATTGTGAAGTTTGGTCAAACCAAACCTCAGATGGAAGTTACAACTAAGAAAAAATCTACGAAGAGCATAGTAGTGAAGAAAACTGCAGTCCCAAAACCCAAG ACACCTGCACGGAGGCTGAAAGATGATGTCAGCACTGGGCATGCAGCATCTCCACTTACCATTGTTGTTGGCAAAGCCCATATGAAGACTAACCAGTCTGTTGGTGCTGCACCTAAAATAGTGCCAAACATAGCACTGTTCAAGAAGGACATGAAAATGGATGAGGACTTGACAG GTGTTGCAGAGATTTTCAAAACACCTGCCAACACCAGGTCTAAGAATAGAGTTCTTGTGAATAATGAATGTCCAGAGATTCTTCTGAATGAGATTTCAGTGATGAAAACACCAGAGGAATTGG GTGAAATGATGGTTTCACCATTAAGTGTGGTCTCCACTGCCAAACGTGGTGGCTACAACAATGAAGCAGTGACACGACTTCTTTTGGACAACCAGGATGATAGTTTGTTGGAAGACGAAAGTCTTTCTCAGCTCCCTGAGAACTCAAATGAGGCAAGTTTCCATGACATCATTCCAGACGTAGAGACACCTTCTGATGTACAAATGGAGGAAGAGGCTGCTGCACCTGAAGCAGTAGTCAAAACCCCAAAACAGAGAGCAGCACCATCTTTGTGCCTCACTGGAGTCAAGCGACTCATGAAGACACCCAAACAGAAGGCAGAACCAATTGAGGACTTAAGAGGAAAGCTGCTCAAGACCCCCAAGGTATTTAAACCTTCCCAGCATGAAAGTCTAGAAGGTGTTAAGGAACTCTTAAAGACTCCCAAATACAGGGGAGCTCCAGTAGAAGACATGGTTGGAGTGAAAAGAGTGATGCAGACACCAAAAGAGAAAAGCAAACCTGTACTCTGCACAGCTGGTCTTCAGAGGCTTATGAGAACACCCAAAGAAAAGGTTGAGCAACATGAAGACCTGACTGGTGTGAAAGAACTGATGAAAACACCAAAAATAGAGGGAGTTAAAGTGGAGAATCAGTTAGGGCCAAAACGATTGGTGAAGACACCTAAGCGGAAGAGAAATCAAGTTGAAGAGGACCTAACTGGTGTTCAACAACTGATGAAGACCCCTAAGCACAAAGGAGAACCAGTTGAAGATGAAATGGGTGTACAAAGGCTAATGCAGACTCCCAAAGAGAAAGATGTACCTGTAGAAGAAATCTCTGGTTTGAAGCAGTTAATTCAAACTCCCAAACAAAAAGAAGATCCTGTCAGCAGTCAGTTTGGAATCAGTGACCTGATGAGGACCCCTCAATTTAAAGAATCATTGGCAGAGGATTATTCTGGGTTTAAAGAATTTCAGTCAGAGAATAGCTCTTCCCTGACAACAGAAAGCAGAGTGACTGAGCCTACTGAG ATACAAGAATCAGTGGAAAGTGGCTCTGGATTCATACCAGTTGAAG GTTTGGATGAGGAACATGACGAAGAAAATGTCTGTCCAGTTAAAACCATGGAGACTGAAGTTGTAAAATCTGTGGATCTTCAGTGCACAGCTAAAGTAGTTGAATCTAATCAGAGTGATCAAGAGGTTGAGACTGTAATTCCCCAGGAAAGACACCCTGACCAGAATGAAGAGTCAATTTCAGTTGAAGCTGTTGATGTCTTTTCTTTTGGGGCAGATGAGAAAACCCAGGAGCAGTCTGAAGAAGCTGTATGCGTATCTGATAATACCAATGCAACAGTTGGAGCTACCCCAACTGCTGAGCCAGAGGAGCTAATCAAGTCTCCACCTGCCAACAAAATTCAGCGTGGCAGTCGAGGAAGAGCAGCACAGAAATCCAAAAATGAAATGGTCAAAGCACCTGCTGTGTTGTCATTAATTGAAGAGGAAAATATGAGTTGTCCAATTCCTGCTAGCCCTGCCAGAGGAAGGAGAGGCAAGATACTTCTTGAAGTTCCAgaaatggccgccagcccagtcaGAAAATCAGCCCGTGGTAGAGTTCCCAAGCATAGCTTTGTGGAAGAAGAGGCAAAGAATACTGAGGCTTCCCAAGTACTTGTAGAGTCCATAAATACTGAGATACCAGAGAACCTGCCTGTTGTTACCAAAACCAGGAAAGGAAGGAAAGCTAAACAAGATGATGCTGTAGTTGTGCCCACTGTTGATGCAAATGCTGTTGACCCACAGTGTCCTGATGCCAGCGAAGAGCAGGTCCAAGCTCCTGTTGTGAAACCTGGGAGAAGAAAGAAGATGGAAAAAATAGAAAGCCAACCTTCAGAAGAACCTGAACAGAAAACTGAGATTGTTTGTGAAGAAAATGCTGTTGCATCAGAGGATGTGAAGTTGCAGACTTCACTAGGTACTGAAACTGTCTCTACAACTAGAGCTAGGAGGGGTAGGCCAACAAAGAAGGAACACTTGAAAACCGAGCCAACCCCTGCTTCAGAAAGTGAAATCCCAAGCACTCATGTTGTTGTAGTGGCTGAGAAGCCACTGACACCTGTGGCAAAGTCAGGGCGTGGAAGGAAAGGTAAAAAAGAAACTGTCAAGGACCAACCCTTGGATGATATCACTGTTGTTTCCAAAGCTGTGTCAGAGGCAGATGTTGACAACAAAGAGGAGACTCAAACACTTGTGGTCAAGTCTGGCAGAGGGAGAAAGGCTAAACTGCAGAAACCACAAATAGCTGAAGAGGTTGTTGAGCAAACTGCTATAGAAACCTGCACACATTTGCCTGTGACTGAAGAACCCACTGAAATGTTGGTCAAATCTGTGAGAGGCAATAGGAAGACAAAGCAGTCAAAGATGACCGTTTCAGTTGAGGAGAACATTGTCAGTCCAGTTGAACAAGCAGAAACCCCTGCTGTAAAACCTGGTCGAAAAAGGGCAGTAATTGCAAAGGAACCTGAAATGGTAGCAGATGTTTCTGTCAAAAGGGGTCGCCGTGCTGTTGCAGACCCTGCACCACCAGTTGCTATAGTATCTAGCCGTGCACGTAAAGCAGTTGCCAAGGCAGAGTCTGAGGTTACCGAGGATGTGGCTTCATCAGAAGAGCCAGTTAAGCCTGTAAAACATACCAGGAGAACAGCAAAAGCACCCGAATCAAAGAAAGAAGAAAGTACCATGACACAAGCAGATTCTGAATTTGTTGCTGTTGAGAATACAACAGTTGTTGCACTGGCTAAAGTGGAAAGAGGGAGCCGTGGCAAAAAACAGAAGGATTTAACTAAGGACATCTCTAAAAACCAAATCAAAGAATCTGCTGCAGTTGAGGAAGCTAATGAAATGAAACCCTCAAAAACGGTTAACTGGGGCCCCGATTTGGTCATCGGTAAAGATATTGAAACTTCTACAGATGTAAAAGAACCACTAATGAAGAAATCTAAAAGATTAGGCAAATTGCCATCTGAGACAACCTCCACAGAATCAAATGAATCAGCTGATCTGCCATCCAGAGGCCGCAGAGGGAGGGGTGCGAAAAAAGAAGAACCTCCTGTTGAAGACTCTAAAGAAGCAGCTCCGGTACTTGCCAAGCCATTGAGAAGAGGAAAGGCAGTGGCTCCTTCTGCACCCAAATCAGAGCCCACTGATAGCAAGACATCAACTCCCCTCAAAAGGAAAAGGAATGAGGTTATCGAGGTAACGGATGAGTCAGTAAACCAGGAACCTTTGCCAAAGAGAAGAGGCAGAGTGGCCAAAAGCGCTGAAGTTGCAGCAGAGGTCTCCAGCAAAGAGAAAATATCTGAAGCTGAACCAGAAAAGGCTGAACCAACTCCCAAGAAAACTGGTAATAGAGCTGCAAGAGGACAGAAAAGGACAGCTCAGGAACCAGATCCGGCACCTGCCAAGGCTCAAGAGTCTGTTTTAG GAACCACCACTCGAAAAGGAAGGAGTGTGAAAAAAGTAGAGGAAGTAGATGTCCCTACAGAGGCAGCTCCTGTTAGACGCACCAGGAGGAAGTAA